A window from Micromonospora terminaliae encodes these proteins:
- a CDS encoding CG0192-related protein: MALLHRAELRPSKLDLLTTWLPGRPWFAGTPGAEATRVASYRFDDPAGEVGIETILVRAGDGPVLQVPLTYRAAPLAGAERWLVGTTDHSVLGPRWVYDASGDPVYPPALAAAVLADAGQAEEYFEVDGRREVRAPSVTLTGGRADTAPAFDLVDEVVDGDPTLIRAGGAELALVRRPAPADASAAARLTGSWAGQVDPVLLAYVR; this comes from the coding sequence ATGGCCCTGCTGCACCGCGCGGAACTGCGCCCCTCGAAGCTCGACCTGCTCACCACCTGGCTGCCCGGCCGGCCCTGGTTCGCCGGCACCCCGGGGGCGGAGGCCACCCGCGTGGCGTCCTACCGGTTCGACGACCCGGCCGGCGAGGTCGGCATCGAGACCATCCTGGTCCGGGCCGGGGACGGGCCGGTGCTCCAGGTGCCGCTCACCTACCGGGCCGCGCCGCTGGCCGGCGCCGAGCGGTGGCTGGTCGGCACCACCGACCACTCCGTGCTCGGCCCGCGCTGGGTCTACGACGCCTCCGGCGACCCGGTCTACCCGCCGGCGCTGGCCGCCGCCGTCCTCGCCGACGCCGGACAGGCGGAGGAGTACTTCGAGGTTGACGGCCGGCGCGAGGTGCGCGCCCCGAGCGTGACCCTGACCGGCGGCCGGGCCGACACCGCACCGGCGTTCGACCTGGTCGACGAGGTGGTCGACGGCGACCCGACGCTGATCCGCGCCGGTGGCGCGGAGCTGGCCCTGGTCCGCCGACCGGCCCCGGCCGACGCGTCGGCGGCGGCCCGGCTGACCGGCTCCTGGGCCGGGCAGGTTGACCCGGTGCTGCTGGCCTACGTCCGCTGA
- a CDS encoding elongation factor G-like protein EF-G2 — protein MAQKNQEKGVTGGAPVVTEPGRVRNVVLVGHSGAGKTTLVEALLAASGTIGRAGSVTEGTTVCDHDPAAVRQQRSVSLACAPLLHRDVKVNLLDTPGYGDFVGELRAGLRAADAALFVVSAVDGMDAATAALWEECAAVDMPRAVAVTRLDHPRADFDEAVALCQRVFGDNVLPLYLPMLGDDGESVAGLMGLITRRVFDYSQGLPAAVREPDPEHLPAILESRNELIEGVIAESEDETLMDRYLGGEEIDTEVLITDLETAVARGHFYPVVPVCAETGVGLDALLDGLVAAFPSPLEHELPAVTGVDGSPRPPLACDPDGPLVAEVVKTTVDRHVGRVSLVRVFSGTLRPDQVVHVSGHGMAERGHPDHDADERVGHIYSPLGATLREVPMAVAGDICAITKSGSAETGDTISAKEEPLLIAPWEMPEPLLPVAIVAKSRADEDALARNLARLVAGDPTLRLDRNAETHQLVLWCMGEAHADVVLDRLRAGGVELETEPVRVALRETFTAAAKGHGRHVKQSGGHGQYAVCDIEVTPLPRGAGFEFVDKVVGGAVPHNYIPSVEKGVRAQMERGLVGGYPVVDLRVTLFDGKAHSVDSSDAAFQTAGALALRDAAEKGQPTLLEPVDEITVRVPDASVGAVMGDLSGRRGRVLGTEPDPEAEGRTLVRAEVPATELLRYAVELRSMTAGTGTFRREFARYEPMPAHLAEQVRKEAVTRS, from the coding sequence ATGGCGCAGAAGAATCAGGAGAAGGGTGTCACCGGCGGCGCGCCGGTGGTGACCGAGCCCGGCAGGGTTCGCAACGTGGTGCTCGTCGGGCACTCCGGAGCGGGCAAGACGACGCTGGTCGAGGCGCTGCTCGCCGCCAGCGGCACGATCGGCCGCGCCGGCAGCGTCACCGAGGGCACCACCGTCTGCGACCACGATCCCGCCGCCGTGCGCCAGCAGCGCTCGGTGAGCCTGGCCTGCGCCCCGCTGCTGCACCGCGACGTCAAGGTCAACCTCCTGGACACCCCCGGGTACGGCGACTTCGTCGGCGAGCTGCGCGCCGGGCTGCGGGCCGCCGACGCGGCGCTGTTCGTGGTCTCCGCCGTCGACGGCATGGACGCCGCCACCGCCGCCCTCTGGGAGGAGTGCGCGGCCGTCGACATGCCCCGCGCCGTCGCGGTGACCCGGCTCGACCACCCGCGCGCCGACTTCGACGAGGCCGTGGCGCTCTGCCAGCGGGTCTTCGGCGACAACGTGCTCCCCCTCTACCTGCCGATGCTGGGCGACGACGGCGAGTCGGTCGCCGGCCTCATGGGGCTCATCACGCGGCGGGTCTTCGACTACTCCCAGGGCCTGCCGGCCGCGGTGCGCGAGCCGGACCCGGAGCACCTGCCGGCCATCCTCGAGTCCCGCAACGAGCTCATCGAGGGGGTCATCGCGGAGAGCGAGGACGAGACCCTCATGGACCGCTACCTCGGCGGCGAGGAGATCGACACCGAGGTGCTCATCACCGACCTGGAGACGGCGGTCGCCCGCGGCCACTTCTACCCGGTGGTGCCGGTCTGCGCCGAGACCGGCGTCGGCCTGGACGCGCTGCTGGACGGCCTGGTGGCCGCGTTCCCGTCGCCGCTGGAGCACGAGCTGCCCGCGGTCACCGGGGTCGACGGCTCGCCCCGGCCGCCGCTGGCCTGCGACCCGGACGGGCCGCTGGTCGCCGAGGTGGTCAAGACGACCGTGGACCGGCACGTCGGCCGGGTCTCCCTGGTGCGCGTCTTCTCCGGCACGCTCCGCCCCGATCAGGTGGTCCACGTGTCCGGCCATGGCATGGCCGAGCGCGGTCACCCCGACCACGACGCCGACGAGCGGGTCGGCCACATCTACAGCCCGCTCGGCGCGACGCTGCGCGAGGTGCCCATGGCGGTGGCCGGCGACATCTGCGCGATCACCAAGTCGGGCAGCGCGGAGACCGGCGACACCATCTCCGCCAAGGAGGAGCCGCTGCTCATCGCTCCGTGGGAGATGCCGGAGCCGCTGCTGCCGGTGGCCATCGTGGCGAAGAGCCGGGCCGACGAGGACGCCCTCGCCCGCAACCTGGCCCGGCTGGTCGCCGGCGACCCGACGCTGCGGCTGGACCGCAACGCCGAGACCCACCAACTGGTGCTGTGGTGCATGGGCGAGGCGCACGCCGACGTGGTGCTCGACCGGCTGCGCGCCGGCGGGGTGGAGCTGGAGACCGAGCCGGTGCGGGTGGCGCTGCGCGAGACGTTCACGGCCGCCGCCAAGGGTCACGGCCGGCACGTCAAGCAGTCCGGCGGCCACGGCCAGTACGCGGTCTGCGACATCGAGGTGACGCCGCTGCCCCGGGGCGCCGGCTTCGAGTTCGTGGACAAGGTGGTCGGCGGCGCGGTGCCGCACAACTACATCCCCTCGGTGGAGAAGGGCGTCCGGGCGCAGATGGAACGCGGCCTCGTCGGCGGCTACCCGGTGGTGGACCTGCGGGTGACCCTGTTCGACGGCAAGGCGCACAGCGTCGACTCCTCCGACGCGGCGTTCCAGACCGCCGGCGCGCTCGCCCTGCGGGACGCCGCCGAGAAGGGACAGCCGACGCTGCTGGAGCCGGTCGACGAGATCACCGTACGGGTGCCCGACGCGTCGGTGGGCGCCGTGATGGGCGACCTGTCCGGCCGGCGCGGCCGCGTGCTCGGCACCGAGCCGGACCCGGAGGCCGAGGGCCGCACGCTGGTCCGCGCCGAGGTCCCCGCCACCGAACTGCTGCGGTACGCGGTCGAGCTGCGCTCGATGACCGCCGGCACCGGCACCTTCCGCCGCGAGTTCGCCCGCTACGAGCCGATGCCCGCCCACCTGGCCGAGCAGGTCCGAAAGGAAGCCGTCACCCGGTCCTGA
- the pgsA gene encoding phosphatidylinositol phosphate synthase, with product MAKIFQVSARAGMTRVVEPIARGLLRAGVSPNAVTVTGTAGVLVGALGFGARGHLVAGALIVTVFALTDLLDGTMARMSGGSTRFGAFLDSSMDRIADSAVFGAVAYWLASRHDQSGVAAALLCLAAGGLVSYVKARAEGLGMTCNVGIAERTERLLIVGVGGLLTGLGVGPALEIALWLLAAVSIFTVGQRMAHVYRQAQLAGRE from the coding sequence ATGGCGAAGATCTTCCAAGTGTCGGCCCGCGCGGGGATGACCCGCGTCGTGGAGCCGATCGCGCGCGGTCTGCTCCGCGCCGGTGTGTCCCCCAACGCGGTCACGGTGACCGGGACGGCCGGCGTGCTCGTCGGTGCGCTCGGCTTCGGTGCCCGCGGTCACCTCGTCGCCGGTGCGCTGATCGTGACGGTCTTCGCGCTCACCGACCTGCTCGACGGCACGATGGCCCGGATGAGCGGCGGCTCCACCCGGTTCGGCGCCTTCCTCGACTCGAGCATGGACCGGATCGCCGACAGCGCGGTCTTCGGCGCGGTCGCCTACTGGCTGGCCAGCCGGCACGACCAGTCGGGCGTGGCCGCCGCACTGCTCTGCCTGGCCGCCGGTGGCCTGGTCTCCTACGTGAAGGCCCGCGCCGAGGGCCTCGGGATGACCTGCAACGTGGGCATCGCCGAGCGCACCGAGCGGCTGTTGATCGTCGGGGTGGGCGGCCTGCTCACCGGCCTCGGCGTCGGCCCGGCCCTGGAGATCGCGCTCTGGCTGCTCGCCGCCGTCTCGATCTTCACGGTCGGGCAGCGGATGGCCCACGTGTACCGGCAGGCGCAGCTGGCCGGCCGGGAGTGA
- a CDS encoding aldo/keto reductase gives MAVSTRPLGRSGIAVSALGMGCWAIGGPWAEGSRPLGWGAVDDDESIRAVRRALDLGVTLFDTADTYGAGHGERILGRALAGRRDEAVIATKWGYTFDERTRQATGEDASPEYLRRAVVDSLRRLDTDRIDLYQLHLADLPVPRAEALIGALEDLVADGLVRAYGWSTDRADRAAAFAQVVRSAAAVQHGLSVLRDAPAMLAVCEKHDLASLARGPLGMGLLTGKYTPESTLPRDDVRGTAPNWLEWFRSGRPAPEWLRRVAAVRGALTADGRTLAQGALGWIWARSGRAVPIPGARTVAQVEENAAALDRGPLAPDQFAEVERQLAALRAAALRDADRPHWPMPPVPAARP, from the coding sequence ATGGCAGTCAGCACGCGGCCGTTGGGCCGCAGCGGCATCGCGGTCAGCGCCCTGGGCATGGGCTGCTGGGCGATCGGCGGCCCGTGGGCCGAGGGTTCCCGGCCGCTGGGCTGGGGCGCCGTGGACGACGACGAGTCGATCCGGGCGGTCCGCCGTGCCCTCGACCTCGGGGTGACCCTTTTCGACACCGCCGACACGTACGGCGCCGGGCACGGCGAGCGGATCCTCGGGCGGGCCCTCGCCGGCCGGCGTGACGAGGCGGTGATCGCCACCAAATGGGGCTACACCTTCGACGAGCGGACCCGGCAGGCCACCGGGGAGGACGCCTCGCCGGAGTACCTGCGGCGGGCGGTCGTCGACTCGCTGCGCCGGCTGGACACCGACCGCATCGACCTCTACCAGCTGCACCTCGCCGACCTGCCGGTGCCCCGGGCCGAGGCGCTGATCGGCGCCCTGGAGGACCTGGTCGCCGACGGGCTCGTCCGGGCGTACGGCTGGAGCACCGACCGGGCCGACCGGGCCGCCGCCTTCGCGCAGGTGGTCCGGAGCGCCGCCGCCGTGCAGCACGGCCTGTCGGTGCTGCGGGACGCCCCGGCCATGCTGGCCGTCTGCGAGAAGCACGACCTGGCCAGCCTGGCCCGGGGGCCGCTCGGGATGGGGCTGCTCACCGGCAAGTACACCCCGGAGTCCACGCTGCCCCGCGACGACGTGCGCGGCACCGCCCCGAACTGGCTGGAGTGGTTCCGCAGCGGCCGGCCCGCCCCGGAGTGGCTGCGCCGGGTCGCCGCCGTCCGCGGCGCGCTGACCGCCGACGGCCGGACCCTCGCGCAGGGCGCGCTCGGCTGGATCTGGGCGCGCAGCGGCCGGGCCGTGCCGATCCCGGGCGCCCGCACGGTCGCCCAGGTGGAGGAGAACGCCGCCGCGCTGGACCGCGGCCCGCTCGCCCCCGACCAGTTCGCCGAGGTGGAGCGGCAGCTCGCCGCCCTGCGCGCGGCCGCCCTGCGCGACGCCGACCGACCGCACTGGCCCATGCCGCCCGTCCCCGCCGCCCGCCCCTGA
- a CDS encoding glycosyltransferase family 4 protein encodes MRIGIVCPYSFDVPGGVQNHVMDLAEALLGLGHEVSVLAPADEDSPLPPYVVSAGRAVPLPYNGSVARIAFGPVSTARVRRWITRGDFDVLHVHEPLTPSLSMLAVLCARGPVVATFHTAMTRSRVLSAAQGVLQILLERITARIAVSALARKVQVEHMDGGAVEIPNGVAVAKFAGVEPLPGWPGECPPGSGGTLGFLGRFTEPRKGFPILRDAFVALAPHRPGLRLLVAGPGDADDLYDQFPADLRDRVTFLGLVSEADKPRMLRSLHLYVAPNTGGESFGMILTEALAAGTTVVASDLDAFRRVLDGGRAGRLFPTGDAAALRTALAELLDDGGQRAALTACGDQVVANFDWPVVARRVLEVYAAAIEATDGRVMDQEWAGLG; translated from the coding sequence GTGCGTATCGGCATCGTGTGCCCGTACTCCTTCGACGTCCCGGGCGGGGTGCAGAACCACGTCATGGACCTGGCCGAGGCGCTGCTCGGGCTCGGCCACGAGGTGAGCGTGCTGGCCCCGGCCGACGAGGACTCGCCGCTGCCGCCGTACGTGGTGTCGGCCGGCCGGGCGGTGCCGCTGCCGTACAACGGCTCGGTCGCCCGGATCGCCTTCGGCCCGGTCTCGACGGCCCGGGTGCGCCGCTGGATCACCCGCGGCGACTTCGACGTGCTGCACGTGCACGAGCCGCTCACCCCCAGCCTGTCGATGCTGGCGGTGCTCTGCGCCCGGGGCCCGGTGGTGGCCACCTTCCACACGGCGATGACCCGTTCGCGGGTGCTCTCCGCCGCCCAGGGGGTGCTCCAGATCCTGCTGGAGCGGATCACCGCCCGGATCGCGGTGAGCGCCCTGGCCCGCAAGGTCCAGGTGGAGCACATGGACGGCGGCGCCGTGGAGATCCCCAACGGCGTGGCGGTGGCGAAGTTCGCGGGCGTCGAGCCGCTGCCGGGCTGGCCGGGGGAGTGCCCGCCGGGCAGCGGCGGGACGCTCGGCTTCCTGGGCCGGTTCACGGAGCCGCGCAAGGGCTTCCCGATCCTGCGGGACGCCTTCGTCGCGCTGGCCCCGCACCGGCCCGGGCTGCGGCTGCTGGTCGCCGGGCCGGGCGACGCCGACGACCTCTACGACCAGTTCCCGGCCGACCTGCGGGACCGGGTCACCTTCCTGGGCCTGGTCTCCGAGGCGGACAAACCTCGCATGCTGCGCAGCCTGCACCTCTACGTCGCACCGAACACCGGCGGGGAGTCCTTCGGGATGATCCTCACCGAGGCGCTCGCCGCCGGCACCACCGTGGTGGCCAGCGACCTGGACGCGTTCCGCCGGGTGCTGGACGGCGGGCGGGCCGGCCGGCTCTTCCCGACCGGGGACGCGGCCGCCCTGCGTACCGCCCTGGCCGAGCTGCTCGACGACGGCGGGCAGCGGGCCGCGCTGACCGCCTGCGGCGACCAGGTGGTGGCGAATTTCGACTGGCCCGTGGTTGCCCGCCGGGTTCTGGAGGTATACGCAGCGGCGATCGAAGCCACCGACGGCCGGGTCATGGACCAGGAATGGGCGGGGCTGGGCTGA
- a CDS encoding phosphatidylinositol mannoside acyltransferase: MNLTEAGYVAGWRLVRALPRPVVAAAFRAGADRAHRSNGRGTRRLRANLRRVVGPDLPEAELNALVRAGLRSYARYWLEAFRLPSLSRPEILAGFHLDGQEKLAADVAAGRGAVVALPHSGNWDAAGAWVAATGWPITTVAERLRPEGLYKRFLAFRQSLGMEILPTSGGDRPAFDVLLDRVRAGAVVPLLADRDLSARGVEVEFFGGRTRMPPGPALLAIRTGAPLYVASLWYTPDRAHAAIEGPLELPDPDSAPLDARVRAVTQRIADRLAAGIARHPEDWHMLQRMWLDQGTDGTLSQPAATTGTI, from the coding sequence GTGAACCTCACCGAGGCGGGCTACGTCGCCGGGTGGCGCCTGGTCCGGGCGTTGCCCCGGCCCGTGGTCGCCGCCGCCTTCCGGGCGGGCGCCGACCGCGCCCACCGGAGCAACGGCCGGGGTACGCGGCGGCTGCGCGCCAACCTGCGCCGGGTGGTCGGCCCCGACCTGCCCGAGGCGGAGCTGAACGCGCTGGTCCGTGCCGGCCTGCGGTCGTACGCCCGGTACTGGCTGGAGGCGTTCCGGCTGCCCAGCCTGAGCCGGCCGGAGATCCTCGCCGGCTTCCACCTGGACGGCCAGGAGAAGCTCGCCGCCGACGTGGCGGCCGGCCGGGGCGCGGTGGTCGCGCTGCCGCACTCGGGCAACTGGGACGCGGCCGGCGCCTGGGTGGCCGCCACCGGCTGGCCGATCACCACGGTCGCCGAGCGGCTCAGGCCGGAGGGCCTCTACAAGCGTTTCCTCGCCTTCCGGCAGAGCCTCGGCATGGAGATCCTGCCCACCTCCGGTGGCGACCGGCCGGCGTTCGACGTGCTGCTGGACCGGGTGCGGGCGGGGGCAGTGGTGCCGCTGCTCGCCGACCGGGACCTCTCCGCCCGGGGCGTGGAGGTGGAGTTCTTCGGCGGCCGCACCCGGATGCCGCCCGGGCCCGCCCTGTTGGCCATCCGCACCGGCGCGCCGCTCTACGTGGCCTCGCTGTGGTACACGCCGGACCGCGCCCACGCCGCCATCGAGGGCCCGCTGGAGCTGCCCGATCCGGACAGCGCCCCGCTGGACGCCCGGGTGCGCGCGGTGACCCAGCGGATTGCCGACCGTCTTGCGGCGGGCATCGCCCGGCATCCGGAAGACTGGCACATGTTGCAGCGGATGTGGCTGGACCAGGGCACCGACGGCACGCTGTCGCAGCCGGCGGCCACCACCGGGACGATCTGA
- a CDS encoding HIT family protein: protein MTGAERHFDGGDGGDNGLADGLERLWTPHRMTYISGEDRPAGGYEKPAGCPFCLAPGLPPDESLVVARGEHVYAVLNLYPYNPGHLLVCPYRHVADYTELDAPETAELAAFTKDAMRVVRHVSNAHGFNLGMNQGGVAGAGIAAHLHQHVVPRWGGDANFMPVIGRTKVLPQLLADTRDLLAKAWPA from the coding sequence GGCGGCGACGGCGGCGACAACGGTCTGGCGGACGGGCTGGAGCGGCTGTGGACGCCGCACCGGATGACCTACATCTCCGGCGAGGACCGGCCCGCCGGCGGGTACGAGAAGCCGGCCGGCTGCCCGTTCTGCCTCGCCCCCGGCCTGCCGCCCGACGAGAGCCTGGTGGTGGCCCGGGGCGAGCACGTCTACGCGGTGCTCAACCTCTACCCCTACAACCCCGGGCACCTGCTGGTGTGCCCGTACCGGCACGTGGCCGACTACACCGAGCTGGACGCGCCGGAGACCGCCGAGCTGGCCGCGTTCACCAAGGACGCCATGCGGGTGGTCCGGCACGTCTCCAACGCGCACGGCTTCAACCTGGGCATGAACCAGGGCGGCGTGGCCGGCGCGGGCATCGCCGCGCACCTGCACCAGCATGTGGTGCCGCGCTGGGGCGGCGACGCTAATTTCATGCCGGTCATCGGCCGTACCAAGGTGCTGCCGCAGCTGCTCGCCGACACCCGGGACCTGCTGGCCAAGGCCTGGCCGGCCTGA